A single window of Nicotiana sylvestris chromosome 5, ASM39365v2, whole genome shotgun sequence DNA harbors:
- the LOC104215478 gene encoding uncharacterized protein codes for MVVVSGTGDPVESFLNSVQFVKNAFSPIELGIKKVAKDFEHCWPGPKTGKVESCTSSCGSGLDVKKMSVVKQGDEKKKGLLIKLPIKMFVGMFGNNGQTDKGGNNVARKGLKEKYGGSKGDGSCVNCMQFAVAWSLLMNGFVQAVPSPFKTVKKCVQKGRNEDSARDDVKDNLRGNYVKEKKHKEGKNLSVECFLGFLFDQVALNLQKFDIGVQQKECQIAESNQIPPPVNKFDHFKIFVSILEGKRADVNGFLGNLNFARVGGVPSSIVDVDSSVGEEREGGVNHIGGQEESTGNSARSLANGLLSIPLSNVERLRSTLSTVSITELIELLPQLGRPSKDHPDKKKLFSVQDFFRYTEAEGKRFFEELDRDGDGQVTLEDLEIAMRKRKLPKRYAHEFMRRARSHLFSKSFGWKQFLSLMEQKEPTILRAYTSLALSKSGTLQKSEILASLSNAGLPANEDNAIAMMRFLSADAEESISYGHFRNFMLLLPSDRLQEDPRNIWFEAATVVAVPPPVEIPAGSVLKSALAGGLSCALSTSIMHPVDTIKTQVQASTLTFPQIISKLPELGARGLYRGSIPAILGQFSSHGLRTGIFEASKVVLINIAPTLPELQVQSVASFCSTFLGTAVRIPCEVLKQRLQAGLFDNVGAAIIGTWQQDGLKGFFRGTGATLCREIPFYVVGMGLYAESKKVVQQLLGRELEPWETVAVGALSGGFTAVLTTPFDVIKTRMMTAPQGRTVTSSMVALSILRHEGPLGLFKGAIPRFFWIAPLGAMNFAGYELARKAMDKEQLAQKSG; via the exons ATGGTGGTGGTATCTGGGACTGGAGACCCTGTTGAGTCATTTCTGAATTCAGTACAATTTGTTAAGAATGCGTTTTCTCCAATAGAGTTAGGTATTAAGAAAGTGGCTAAGGATTTTGAGCATTGTTGGCCTGGTCCAAAGACTGGGAAAGTTGAGAGTTGTACTAGTAGTTGTGGTTCTGGATTAGATGTCAAGAAAATGAGTGTAGTTAAGCAAGGTGATGAGAAAAAGAAGGGCTTGTTGATTAAGTTACCGATTAAGATGTTCGTTGGAATGTTTGGGAATAATGGGCAGACCGATAAAGGGGGCAATAATGTGGCTAGGAAAGGGTTGAAGGAGAAGTATGGTGGCAGCAAAGGGGACGGGAGTTGTGTGAACTGTATGCAATTTGCTGTGGCTTGGTCATTGTTGATGAATGGCTTTGTTCAGGCTGTTCCAAGCCCGTTTAAGACTGTGAAAAAGTGTGTTCAGAAGGGTAGAAATGAGGATAGTGCTCGTGATGATGTTAAAGATAATCTGAGGGGAAATTATGTGAAGGAAAAGAAGCACAAAGAGGGAAAGAATTTATCAGTTGAGTGCTTTCTTGGTTTTCTTTTTGATCAAGTAGCTCTGAATCTTCAAAAGTTTGACATAGGAGTCCAACAGAAGGAATGTCAGATTGCCGAGTCTAATCAAATTCCTCCGCCTGTCAATAAGTTTGATCATTTCAAGATTTTTGTCAGTATTTTAGAGGGGAAAAGAGCTGATGTCAATGGATTTCTTGGGAATCTGAATTTTGCTAGAGTAGGAGGTGTTCCTTCAAGTATTGTTGATGTAGATTCTTCCGTGGGAGAAGAGAGAGAAGGTGGTGTTAACCATATTGGTGGTCAAGAAGAGAGCACTGGAAATTCCGCAAGAAGTTTAGCGAATGGTTTGCTGAGTATTCCCTTATCCAATGTCGAGCGTTTGAGATCAACATTGTCCACAGTTTCAATAACAGAACTAATTGAGCTCTTGCCTCAGTTAGGACGACCTAGTAAAGATCATCCCGACAAGAAAAAGCTGTTCTCTGTCCAGGACTTCTTCAGATACACTGAGGCTGAAG GTAAGAGATTCTTTGAGGAATTGGATAGAGATGGTGATGGTCAAGTCACGTTGGAAGATCTTGAAATTGCTATGAGAAAGAGAAAATTGCCAAAGAGATATGCCCATGAATTCATGCGTCGTGCTAGAAGTCACTTGTTCTCAAAATCTTTTGGGTGGAAACAATTTCTGTCCTTGATGGAACAGAAGGAACCCACCATCCTGCGGGCTTACACAAGTCTTGCTTTGAGCAAGTCAGGCACATTGCAGAAGAGTGAGATACTTGCATCACTAAGCAATGCAGGACTTCCAGCAAATGAAGACAATGCTATTGCCATGATGCGCTTTCTAAGTGCGGATGCAGAAGAATCTATTTCCTATGGACATTTCCGGAACTTTATGCTGCTACTTCCATCAGATCGGCTTCAAGAAGATCCTCG AAATATCTGGTTCGAGGCTGCTACGGTGGTTGCTGTTCCTCCACCCGTAGAAATTCCTGCTGGAAGTGTTCTAAAATCAGCATTAGCGGGAGGCCTTTCTTGTGCATTGTCGACATCTATAATGCACCCTGTGGATACAATTAAg ACACAAGTACAAGCATCAACACTTACCTTTCCACAAATCATATCGAAGCTTCCCGAACTTGGAGCAAGGGGATTATACAGAGGCTCTATTCCTGCTATTCTAGGGCAGTTTTCAAG CCATGGCTTGCGTACTGGAATATTTGAAGCAAGCAAAGTTGTGCTGATTAATATTGCTCCTACACTTCCAGAACTACAG GTTCAATCTGTAGCATCATTCTGCAGCACTTTCTTAGGTACTGCTGTGAGAATACCTTGTGAGGTGCTCAAGCAAAGATTGCAAGCTGGTCTTTTCGACAATGTTGGGGCAGCAATCATTGGCACTTGGCAGCAAGATGGTCTTAAGGGTTTTTTCCGTGGAACTGGTGCCACACTCTGCCGTGAGATTCCATTTTATGTTGTAGGCATGGGCCTATATGCCGAGTCCAAAAAG GTAGTGCAACAGCTTCTGGGGCGAGAGTTGGAGCCTTGGGAAACAGTTGCAGTTGGAGCTTTATCTGGTGGGTTTACAGCCGTCTTAACGACTCCATTTGATGTGATAAAGACCAGAATGATGACTGCTCCGCAGGGGAGGACCGTGACGTCGTCCATGGTCGCATTATCAATTCTCCGTCATGAAGGACCCCTCGGATTGTTTAAAGGAGCCATTCCTAGATTTTTCTGGATTGCTCCTCTTGGTGCGATGAATTTTGCTGGCTATGAGCTAGCAAGGAAAGCCATGGACAAGGAGCAACTTGCTCAGAAAAGTGGCTAG